The window TTTGTACCAATAGGTGGTATTGCTAATTAGTGAACTGAAATAGGCATTCACCCATTCGTCATATGTGCATACATTAAGTATTAACAAAAACGTGCGCAAACGGGGTGATCATTATGTATTATCAACAACAACCTTACTTTTACGAATCTCAACAACAGATGAAACAGATGCAAGAGATAGTGGAAAAACAACACAAACAAATTCAGACGCTCGAAAAACTTTTAAAAACAATGCAACAAGAGATCATCCAACTAAAAGAAAAACCGACGATGAATATTGAACGGATTGAATATAAGTTTGACCAACTAAAAGTGGAAACATTAGAAGGAACGTTAAATATCGGGTTAACTCCAGGTTCAACTGGAGAAATAGAGGACTTCATCGTGACGCAAGACAACATGCAAGTATCTGTTCAAAAGCGCAGTGAGAATGTCGCTAAATTAGTGGAAGAAGATTTAAGAAACTATTTAGAAAAAGACGCCTCAAATGCAATTAATACAGTGGCCGCTAATCAAGGAAGACAACTAGATGTCCATTATTCCGATTTTATGATACAAGATATAAAGTCACAATTACCGAAACGAATTAATCAATATTTAAATCAAATTACACCTGAAGCAATAAAACAAAATTTAAGTGACGATGAAATTCGTAAAATGACTGTACAACAATTAAAAACAGATATGACAAAAGCATTTTCGACTTTTATCCAGACAATACCTAGTAATAAAGGTGGTGGCAAATCTTGAATTTCCATGTAGTAAATAACGGTTTACATGTTAATCATATCGAAATTACAGGGGTATCTTCTTCTTCCATTTTTCTTATAGGTGACACTCAAAATATTTGTTTAAGTTCCATTTTCGATACTCCGCCAGAATCACTTATCATCGGTCCATTTGTTCCGTTAACAGCAGAGTAAAGGGTGTATAAATATGAGAGTTTCCCAGGTAGAAGAAGTTAATGTTCACTCCTTATCATTTAGTTCTCATTTTACCATTGGAGATTCTGCTAACATTAATGCTTTTTCGAAAGCTTTAGCTGTTAAGAGGGAATTTCCTCGATTTTATGGAAGAGAAGGAAATTTTCTTGCTTATTCATTATTCACTAGACCAATTCCCAAACCGGTTATTACCGAAAATGTTTGCTTGAATGTTACCAATAATAACCGTAACATACATGTACAGAAGGTAGATATAAGTGGTATTTCCTTTTCGTCTGTTTTTCAAATTGGTTCAAATAAAACGACAAATGCAGAAGCTAGAATAAAGCATATAAGACAATTACTTGGAAATGGTAACGATAAAGAAGCAGATGAAGAATGATGAAAATGAGAAAGGAAGACTCGTATGCCAGCGATTGTAGGCCCAGTACAAATTAATTCTGTTGGTGGTGGCTCTGTTAACTTCGGTGATTCCTTTTACTTAAGCCCGAAGGCTACAGGTAAAACACAAAGTGGTTCTGGAGGTTTTAACACAGGAAATTTCATCGTAGCAAATAACGGTCTTAGCGCAACAAATACAATTGACCCAGATGTTAATGACCAAAATATAGCAGCAAATCAATAAGTATAATTATATACAAAATGTCCGAGGTTTTATTTTCATTAAAATGAAATTATATTTATCAGTAAATTATTAATTAGCCCTTTCTAGCTGTTGATTGGAGCGCAAATGAAGACTCCTCGAAAATGCATACGCATTTTCTTCGTGCGATGAATCGCTCCGTAGCTTTCCTTGTCCTGCGGGAGAAGCGGGAAGCGGGAGACCCCGCAGGCGCGAATGCGCTGAGGAGGCTCCCGGCCCGCCCGCGGAAAGCGAAGATTTGCGCTCCAATCAACAGCGGGTACTCCTCACAGATATGAACAAACTAGACTGTTGTAACATATACTATTTTATCATGATATATAAAGGATGACTCGTATGCCTGCAATAGTCGGTCCTGTTGCTATCAATAGTATTAGTGGTGGCGCCGTAAATTTTGGTGATTCATTTTATCTTTCGCCTAAAAGTGCGTCTAAAACAAATGCCGGATCTGGATGTTTTAATACAGGGAATTTTATCGTAACAAATAACGGTCTAAGTGCAACAAACACCATTGATCCTGATGTTAACGATCAGAATATCTCGGCAAATAACTAATAAATAAACGTATAAAGCCAGCCTTAAGGTCGAATGAGGCTGGCTTTATTATCGTTTTTTTAATTGTGCTGATTTTCTTGTTATAGGAATTTTGGTGGAAGGTTGCTTTCGAATCCACCTTAAAAACTTCGATATTTTTTCATCTTTCCTCAACAATGCTATCGTGTTCAACCTAACTGCAAGTTCCTCATTTGGATATAACGCATGAATTTGTTTATGACATGGGATACATAAATTTGTAGTAGGTAAAAAGGTTCCATCCATTTCTTTCGGTGTTAAGTGATGTACGGTTATTTCGACATGTTCTCTTCTACATAATTCACATGTTCCAGTATTAAATTTCTTCTTAGCCATGTTTATCAGCTCAACTTTTATTTATTTTTTGCGTTATTTCCAATAATTCTTCTCTCTTTTTATCAATAAATTCTACACTTTTCAGGAGTCTATGTTGTAAAGCATTCATCTCTTCCTGTAATTTGTTTATCGTTACTATTTCATTCTCTAAAGATTGATACGCTACATCTATAAATGTATCCATCCATTGATCTTTTAATAAGTCTATTTCTTTTTCCCCTTGTATTAATCGATCACTCCACTTTTGCCAATCCACATTGTACGTATCTAATAATATCACTAAGTGATCTTTATTTACTGCTCTCAAATTATAGTTTGCCACTAAGGCTTCTTTTTCTTTCGTTATCTGTAAAACGTCTTGTCGTAGTGCTTTTTGTTCACTTGACACTTCCTTAAATAATGCTTTTAAAAAAGCCGTGCTATTTTTTTCCTTTGGATAACTTCTTTCCCATTGATACAGTGATTCATCTTCATGGAGTACAGTAGGAAAATTTGTATCTTGTAACATTTCAAACAATTCAGAGGCTAAACGCTCAAATTTCACTTTAATTGTTATGTTCTGTTGATACTCTTTTTGAATTAGTTTTCTTAACTGCTCCAGTTCCTCTAACTCTTCTTGCCTTATTTTTTTCTCATTCTCCATTATCACAGGTTTATGTTGAGTGGAACCACATACGGGACAAGCTTTACCTTGTATTAATTTTTTTGATAATTCCATTGCAAGTTGTATAACTCTCTCCTGCTCCAGTTGTTCTTTTAGGTTGGCCTCTTCTCTATCTATCTTTGCCAACAACCAATCTAACTTTGCAGTTAAATTAGCTGTGGATTGGAAATAGGATTCTGTTCTTTCCCATACAGATGTGAACTTCGCCTTCATCTTACTTTGGTTGTTTTCAAGTTTATTTATTTCATTCGTTGTTTTTTGGATTTTAATATATAGGGAATTTTCTTCATCCACAACTTGTTTCAATGCCTCTTCTTTTTGAACAATTTGTAGCTTTGCGTCATAGGCTTGCTTCAGTAATTGTTTTTTTTTCACCTGTAAACTTACATTTTTCCACTCTTCTTTCAAGGCTTTTTGCTTCTCGCTAGCCTTTTTCAGAATAGCTTTTAATTTCTCTTCTTCTAATTTAAGCTTAGCTACTTTGTCGTTTTTATCGTTTAATTCTATTTCGGATTCGAGATTTTGTTTCTTATCACTAGATTCATTCATTCAAAACCATTCCCCCGATAAGTAGTAAAGGAAAGCTTGGCTAATATAGCCAAGCTCCATTAAGCATATTCTTTTTTTCTTTAGGCTCTCTTTTCTAAATGATTGTTGTTTTGGATATTAATGCAGCCCGTTCCTTTCCGCTGCAGGAACCTGCTTTCCGCGGGGAGCGACGGGAGCCTCCTCGGCGCATGCGCCTGTGGGGTCTCCCGCTTCGCTCTACTTCCCGCAGGAGTCAGGTTCCTTCCGCTCCAATCCACTAACGATTTTAAATTAAATTTAAAAGCAACAAACTTTGAGAAAAGAGCATTTCTGTATTACAAATAAATTATATGTTTATTAACCGATTACCATCAAAGAAAAATAAATATTTTTCATTGACGGTTTTATGCCAAATTTGTTCGACAGCTTTACTGTAATAGGCTATTTGCTTTTCGTATCGACTACGAAGCATTGATTGTATTTCTTCTTCTTCTTTCTTGATGCGACCTGTGATTGTATCTGTTTTATAATCAAGTAATACTACACCATGCTCATCTTCAAATAAACAGTCAATCACACCTTGAAGTAAAACCGTCTCGCCTGCTAGCTCACTTTTACCATATAACTCATCTGCTTCTAAAGCAAAACTGAATGGCACTTCACGCTGAATTTTCTTCGCATTTCTTAGGCGCATTCCAATTGGCGTTTCAAAAAACGTTACGATTGATTCTACGTCCACTACTTTTGCTTGCTCTTCTGTAATAAGCTCACGTGCAACCATCTTACTTATTTGCTCTCTAACCGAAGAAATTGTTACCAAATCCGTTTGGAAGTCGATATGTTGCATGGCAGCATGAACGGCAGTACCAATTTCTGCTGGAGCCAATTTTTGCTTTTGAACAAACTTTGGTCGATCCAAGAAAAATTTCTTCGTCGTTGAGACTAATTGCATATCCGCATAAGGGTCTTGTGGTTCTTTTAACCTCTTTAGCTCTGAAACGGATTGTTTGGAACGGACCGATGTGGCAGTGGCGTAATTATATTGCCAATGTAATTGCTTTTTCACTGTATCTTTCCAATCTGACTCTATAGGAACTGCTTCTCGTTTTTTTATTATTTCAGTTAAAGCCTGTTCTTCTAATTTTTCTTCTTCCATTTCAGCTAAAAATTCAGCAACTGGAATAATGGATATAGTTAACTTCGCTGGATGTTTCGTTATTTCTTCAGGTACTATGGCTGAAACAGAATCTGTTCGCAACACCTCTGTATCGTTATGTCTAACTAACGAAGGACCTATCCAGTCAAGATACGTTTTGGCATTTGCTCTTACATAGTCTGGTAGAAGCCATTGTTCATTACTTACATGTTCATTCCAGTCAGCGAGCGATTTTGTTGCATCTTTAACTGTACCTAATAGGTATAGTTTTTCTTTTGCACGAGTTAGTGCTACATATAAAACACGCATTTCTTCTGCAATAAGCTGAGCTCTTGCTTTTCGTTTCATTGCTAATTGTAAAATGGTTGGATACGTGATTCGTAGTTTGGGATGGACAAATTTAGTCGCTAACCCGAACTCTTTATCAAGTAAATAGGAACTGTTTAAATCCATCATGTTGAATTGTTTAGAAAGGCCAGCAACAAACACTATCGGGAATTCTAAACCTTTACTCGAATGGATTGTCATTAAACGAACAACATCTTCTTGCTCCCCTAGTGCTCTTGCTGCCCCAAGGTCTTCTCCTCTATCTTGCATTCGCTCGATAAATCGTAAAAAGCGAAATAATCCACGAAATGACGTTGATTCGTATTGCCTTGACCTATCATATAGAGCACGTAAGTTTGCCTGTCTTTGTTTACCCCCTGGCATTCCACCCACAAAGTCATAAAAACTTGTATCACGGTATAGTTGCCATATTAAGTCCGAAAGTGCTCCTTCTCTCGCTTGCGAACGCCACTTTTGTAACATGTCTAGAAAGAAGATTACTTTTTGTTGTATTACCTCTTCTCCTTCTGTTTCAACACTTTCTCTACAAAACTTTCGTAATGCTTCAAAATAAGTGCCACTTTTTTGTTGAATTCGAATGTTTGCTAAATCATTTGAATCTAAGCCAACAATAGGTGAGCGCAACACAGAAGCTAACGGTATATCTTGATATGGGTTATCAATGATTTTTAAAAGTGAAATCATCACAGCGACTTCAGTTGCTTCAAAATAACCCGTACTAAGGTTTGCATATAGTGGTATACCTTCTTGTTTAAATTGTTCCGTAAACTGAGGTGCCCATGGCATCGAACGTAGCAATATGACAAAATCTCGATACGTAACTGCACGCATACCTTTTAAATGTTTATCATAAATTTGAAATTTAGATTGAACTAATTCTTTTATTCTTTTGGCAATAAATTTGGCTTCTACTTGTGCCGTTTCTAATTCTACTTTGTCAAAAGTAGCTTCACCTGCAACATGTTCATCCAACTCATCACTCTCTGCTTCTTGATTACTTTCTCTATTAATTAAAATAAGTTCTGCAGATGTCTGATTATGCTCTGGATAATCTTTAGCTCCCCATTTAAGTTCAGCCTGATCGTCATAGTCGATTTCCCCAACTTTTTCTCCCATTACTTGTTTGAAAATATAGTTGGTTGCATCTAGTACTTCTTTTCGAGAACGGAAGTTACGGTTAAGATCAATTCTTTGCCCCATCTGTTCAGCATCTTTCGCAAATCGTTTATATTTACTTAAAAATAGGAAAGGTTCTGCAAGTCGAAATCGATAAATAGATTGTTTTACATCTCCTACCATGAACATGTTTCCTGACTGTTCTTCATCTTTTGTTACAAGCTTTAGAATCGTTTCTTGAACCATATTCGTATCTTGATATTCATCCACCATCACTTCTTTAAATAGTGATTGATAACGTATTCCCGCTTCAGAACGAATTATTGTTCCGTCTTCATTTTCCACTCCTAAAACGGCTAAGCACAAATGTTCCAAGTCAGAGAAATCAACGAGCCCTTTTTCTTGTTTCATTTTCGTAAAACTCTGACCATATTTACGTACAACTTGAACTAACGTTTCCATAACTGGTGCTAGCTCTTCTAAATCTTTTAAAAATGATTCTGTCTTACGAGTGAATAATTCGTCCTTTAAGTCATTTACTACCTTCTTTGCTTTATTTCTTAGTTTATTCCATCGCTCTCCGATTTCTTTATCAAACTCGTCACCCTTACAGGTTTTCGCTCGCGGAAAGTCAATCGACTGCATGGCATGATACGTTTCTTCCCATGAATGTTTTAATGCTTCTTCCAAGCGAAATATTTGTGCTAAATCTTCCTCAACATTTACAGCTCTAGGGTATGGTCCACCTGGAAGTTTCGTAATTTCCATAGCGCTATGGAGCATAGCCTTCGCACCTTCTAATTGCAACGAAATGTCTTCTTTTAACATAGAGATAAAAGGCAGTCTATCTATCGATACGTTTGCTCCTTGCTTATAACGATTTACTAATTCATCTAACCAACTATCTGGATTGGCATTCGCTCTAGAAAAATCATGTAACTTTAAAATGATTGTTTGTAATGCCGCATCCGATCGGTCGTTTGTAAAGCGATCTACTAAGTCAAAAAAACGAACATTATCTTCTTGTCCATATTCACTTTCTAATAGTGCATCTAACACTTCTTCTTGAATAATTTGTGTTTCTGTCGTATCAGCAATTCGAAAGCTCGGATCAATATTAATTAAATAATAATATTTTCGAACAACTTCTAAACAAAATGAATGGATAGTGGAAATGTTCGCACGGTTTAAAAGACTTAATTGCCTACGTAAATGCAGAGAAGCTGGCTTTTTTTGTAGCTCTTTCTCTAGCGCCTCACCAATACGATGACGCATTTCTGCCGCAGACGCATTCGTAAAGGTAACCACTAGCAATCGGTCGACATCTACATGTTCATTTACAATTTTATGAATCATTCTTTCTACTAATACAGCTGTTTTTCCAGATCCTGCAGCCGCAGCAACTAAAATATCTCGGCCAGTGGAGACGATCGCTGTCCATTGTTCATCTGTCCATTGACTATCCTTTGGTTTTGGATACATTTCTATCATTCTACTTCTCCTCCTTCCTTGTTTTTATTTAAATTTGCTAAAAGTTCTTCCTTCTTTAAAGGTTGTAACATTCTATATTCATTTTCTTCTAACGATGTATCAAACTGACATATCGATTTGTAAGAACAAAATGTACAAGGTGTTTTATTTTTCAACTTATACGGGGTAATGCTAGTTTCACCACTCGTTATGTTAGTACCTATATTCATATAGGAGTTTCTTACATGTTCACGTAATGCAGTAAACTCTTCTTCTGAAGCTATGGAGGAACTAGCACTAAATCCGCCTTTTTTATTGATTCCTGCAGATACAATTTTAGAGGTCCCTGTTTCTAACGTTTGGTCCATTAGCCGAACAATATCTTCGTCTCCGAGCATTAGTCCTTTCATTTTAAAACTTTTAAAGATTTCGTCCTCAATTATATCCTCGGCTACCATTCCTTTTGTCTTGATTAACGGATTGTGCACATGGAAGTACAGAACCCCGGCAGGAGTTGCCTTTTCGCCTAACCATTTTTCAGAGTGCGTTATGACGACATCCAAATACGTTAACATTTGCAATGCTAATCCATAATAAACTTCTGTTAAGTCTAATCCTTTATCACTGGATTTATAGTCAACGATTCTTAATAAAAGTCCGTTATCACCTTGCGCTTTGTCCACTCGGTCAATTCTTCCTATCAGCTCCATCGTTGTACCATTTGGAAGTGTAAAGCTTATTGGTGGAAGTTCTTCTTTTTGCCCAAAACCAAGTTCAAGCCCTATCGGAGTAAATTTACTTGCTTTCGCATGTTCGCTTAAAATATAGGATGCTCGACTGACAATGGCTTGGAGTTTTTGCTTTATATAGTGATAACGGTTAGAACTTAGTAATATTTCTGCCTGTAGCTTAGGTGCTAACATTTCTACCGCTTCATAAGCATATCTTTCACATTCGGACTTTGATAAAGCTCTCCAATCTAATCCTTGCTTACGCAGTGAATCAGCAATTTGCTTTAAGGCTGCATGAAAAAGCTGACCTATGTCTGGTGCCTCTAGTTTATATGTCTTTCTTTCCTTTAGCTTTAAGCCATGTGAGGCAAAGTGGGAAAATGGACAAGCTTGGAACTTCTCCATTCGTGACACACTCGCTTGAATGTGATCACCATATAATTGTTGGCTAACTTCTTCCTTAAGGTTCGCAGCTTCATTACGATAAAATAAACTGTTTAGTGCAATATCTGCTTTACGCTTCCATGTTGGCACAGCAAGAAACTCATTGTAAACGTCCCACCAGATGTCTTCGATTGGATAATGTTTTTTCCATGCTTGCAGTTCTACTGCCAAATGAGAAAGTGTAGTAGATGGTGAGTGGATAAACCCTAATTGTTCTTCTATTGGTAAATCCGTTGGTTCGTTTAAAATTAACCTTTCCTTTAACTCTGGAAACATTTCTTTTAATCTTTTTATATAGGAAGAAGCTAACATCGTCTTCCCTTCTTCATCTGCTAATGGATACGTAATATGAAGTCTTTCCTTTGCACTTGTAAAAGCAATATACGCTAAAAAGTGGTCATCTAATAGCTTTTCTAAACTACCTGGAGCAAGTTCTAAGCCATAGGAGGATAAAAATTCTCTGTCTTCCTCCGAGACAAAGCCTTCATCCTTCACTTTTGCTGGAATTACGCCTTCGTTAACGCCAATTACGAATGTATGTTTAATGTTTGATAAACGGGATAAATCAAAATTTGCAATGATTACTTGGTCTGCTGCAGGTGGAACTAGACTAAATTGCATACTTTCTAATCCACTTTCAATCATATTTGAAAACATGGATACAGAAACAGCATGGTCTCCGATTAATTCAACCATCTGGTCTAACATGTTAATGACCGCTTTCCATACTTGTTCATGTTCTTTCGCTTTTTGCAATTGTCCTTCCGCTTCTGCTTTTTCCATGCGAGCTTCTAGTTTTTGCGGGATTTTCAATTCTTCTAAAAATTGATATAACGCTCTACAATATCCTTCAACCGTTTTTGTTTTTTTCCATCTTTTTTGCAAAGTTAAAATCGGCTGAACAATTAATTCTCGCAACTCATTTATCTCTTCTTCATAACGTAACTCTGCATCTGTTTGAACATATGGTCTTTCTGTATCAATATTCGCATAGCGCAAATATTTCCAAGGCTTATCATTTGTCCATTTACTTCCTTGAATTCCGTATGATAAAACATAATTTTCAAGTTTATCCGTTTTTTCTCGCATAATATCAAGTCTTTGTTTTGGATGGAACAAAAGGTCTGTTTTTATACAGCGGAATACTGATTCATATCGCCAGGTACGCGTAATCGTTTCTAAACTTGACCTAATTAGTTCCACCAACGGATGATGAAGCATCGTCTTTTTTGCATCCATAAAATGAGGGATCTCATAATCTGTAAAGATGGTGTGCAATAAGTCGTTATAATCATTACTATTTCTAACAATGATCGCGATATCTTTATAACGATTGCCTTTGTCTCTAACTAGTTGAACGATTTCTCTAGCAATTCCTTCGACTTCAGCTCGTCTGTTGACAGATTGAAAAATAGATAATTCTAACTTGCCACTATAAGCGACAGTTGGTCTCACATCAAAATATTGCTCTAAATGTTGTAAGGATAAGGCGTTTGTAAATCGTTGGAACGGTTCTAGCATTAATGATTTCTCTACCTTTATTCCTTCATCGAGTGCCATGTTTCTTAGCTTTTGATACGTCACACCAGTCATTCTGAATAGATGTAAATCGTATGGAGCTTCTTCATTGTATTCTTTATCTAGTGTTAAAGAGATGTTAATGGATTTGCATTGCTTCATTAACATTTTCATTACTTCATATTCTTGAGGTGTAAAACTATGGAATCCATCAACATATACTGTTGCATCTTTTAGGTAGTTAGAATAAGGAATTTTTTCGGCTAATAACGTTAAGTAATCCTCACCATCTACATATTTCCCTTGTAAGATTGAATCCAATTGACTATAAACGACCAAAATATCCGTTAGTTTTTTTGCTAACATTCGTTCGTGGTCAGCAATCATATCGTCGGTTTCCATTCGATGAATTTTTTCTTGTAAAAGCTCTGGAGTTACGCAATATCGCTTGAATTCCGTGATCATCCCTTCCATCTGTTCAATAAATCCAAATTGCTCTGCAGATTTACCAAAAACATGGAACTGCTGTTTATGCTCCTCGATTACTTTGCGAAGCATCATATGTATTCCTGTTTGGTCTATATGGAAGCGACTAATGCCACCTACTTCTTGTAATACTCTCCATGCTAAACGCGTAAAACTAAACACTTGCGCGCGAATTATTCCGTTTAATGTATTAGTGCGGACTAGTTCGTATTCTGTTTGGAAAGTCATTTGTTCTGGTACTAAGTAGATAATTGGTGATCCGTCTGGAGTTTGTTCTAGTTGTTTAATTACTTCATTTTGACACCAAGTCGATTTGCCGCTTCCGGTACGACCAATTATAAATTTCACCTTCGACATGTAGTCCCTCCTCTAAATTAATATAAGGTAAATACGGTTCTAATTGTTGATTTCAACTGCAGGTGTTCCCTTTCCGCGGGCGGTAAAAAGGAAGGTTATTTTCACTGTCGTGAAAAAACCTACTCCTCGGC is drawn from Bacillus alkalisoli and contains these coding sequences:
- the gerPC gene encoding spore germination protein GerPC, whose translation is MYYQQQPYFYESQQQMKQMQEIVEKQHKQIQTLEKLLKTMQQEIIQLKEKPTMNIERIEYKFDQLKVETLEGTLNIGLTPGSTGEIEDFIVTQDNMQVSVQKRSENVAKLVEEDLRNYLEKDASNAINTVAANQGRQLDVHYSDFMIQDIKSQLPKRINQYLNQITPEAIKQNLSDDEIRKMTVQQLKTDMTKAFSTFIQTIPSNKGGGKS
- a CDS encoding spore gernimation protein GerPD, which gives rise to MNFHVVNNGLHVNHIEITGVSSSSIFLIGDTQNICLSSIFDTPPESLIIGPFVPLTAE
- a CDS encoding spore germination protein GerPE, yielding MRVSQVEEVNVHSLSFSSHFTIGDSANINAFSKALAVKREFPRFYGREGNFLAYSLFTRPIPKPVITENVCLNVTNNNRNIHVQKVDISGISFSSVFQIGSNKTTNAEARIKHIRQLLGNGNDKEADEE
- a CDS encoding spore germination protein, translating into MPAIVGPVQINSVGGGSVNFGDSFYLSPKATGKTQSGSGGFNTGNFIVANNGLSATNTIDPDVNDQNIAANQ
- a CDS encoding spore germination protein; its protein translation is MPAIVGPVAINSISGGAVNFGDSFYLSPKSASKTNAGSGCFNTGNFIVTNNGLSATNTIDPDVNDQNISANN
- the addA gene encoding helicase-exonuclease AddAB subunit AddA: MIEMYPKPKDSQWTDEQWTAIVSTGRDILVAAAAGSGKTAVLVERMIHKIVNEHVDVDRLLVVTFTNASAAEMRHRIGEALEKELQKKPASLHLRRQLSLLNRANISTIHSFCLEVVRKYYYLINIDPSFRIADTTETQIIQEEVLDALLESEYGQEDNVRFFDLVDRFTNDRSDAALQTIILKLHDFSRANANPDSWLDELVNRYKQGANVSIDRLPFISMLKEDISLQLEGAKAMLHSAMEITKLPGGPYPRAVNVEEDLAQIFRLEEALKHSWEETYHAMQSIDFPRAKTCKGDEFDKEIGERWNKLRNKAKKVVNDLKDELFTRKTESFLKDLEELAPVMETLVQVVRKYGQSFTKMKQEKGLVDFSDLEHLCLAVLGVENEDGTIIRSEAGIRYQSLFKEVMVDEYQDTNMVQETILKLVTKDEEQSGNMFMVGDVKQSIYRFRLAEPFLFLSKYKRFAKDAEQMGQRIDLNRNFRSRKEVLDATNYIFKQVMGEKVGEIDYDDQAELKWGAKDYPEHNQTSAELILINRESNQEAESDELDEHVAGEATFDKVELETAQVEAKFIAKRIKELVQSKFQIYDKHLKGMRAVTYRDFVILLRSMPWAPQFTEQFKQEGIPLYANLSTGYFEATEVAVMISLLKIIDNPYQDIPLASVLRSPIVGLDSNDLANIRIQQKSGTYFEALRKFCRESVETEGEEVIQQKVIFFLDMLQKWRSQAREGALSDLIWQLYRDTSFYDFVGGMPGGKQRQANLRALYDRSRQYESTSFRGLFRFLRFIERMQDRGEDLGAARALGEQEDVVRLMTIHSSKGLEFPIVFVAGLSKQFNMMDLNSSYLLDKEFGLATKFVHPKLRITYPTILQLAMKRKARAQLIAEEMRVLYVALTRAKEKLYLLGTVKDATKSLADWNEHVSNEQWLLPDYVRANAKTYLDWIGPSLVRHNDTEVLRTDSVSAIVPEEITKHPAKLTISIIPVAEFLAEMEEEKLEEQALTEIIKKREAVPIESDWKDTVKKQLHWQYNYATATSVRSKQSVSELKRLKEPQDPYADMQLVSTTKKFFLDRPKFVQKQKLAPAEIGTAVHAAMQHIDFQTDLVTISSVREQISKMVARELITEEQAKVVDVESIVTFFETPIGMRLRNAKKIQREVPFSFALEADELYGKSELAGETVLLQGVIDCLFEDEHGVVLLDYKTDTITGRIKKEEEEIQSMLRSRYEKQIAYYSKAVEQIWHKTVNEKYLFFFDGNRLINI
- the addB gene encoding helicase-exonuclease AddAB subunit AddB, coding for MSKVKFIIGRTGSGKSTWCQNEVIKQLEQTPDGSPIIYLVPEQMTFQTEYELVRTNTLNGIIRAQVFSFTRLAWRVLQEVGGISRFHIDQTGIHMMLRKVIEEHKQQFHVFGKSAEQFGFIEQMEGMITEFKRYCVTPELLQEKIHRMETDDMIADHERMLAKKLTDILVVYSQLDSILQGKYVDGEDYLTLLAEKIPYSNYLKDATVYVDGFHSFTPQEYEVMKMLMKQCKSINISLTLDKEYNEEAPYDLHLFRMTGVTYQKLRNMALDEGIKVEKSLMLEPFQRFTNALSLQHLEQYFDVRPTVAYSGKLELSIFQSVNRRAEVEGIAREIVQLVRDKGNRYKDIAIIVRNSNDYNDLLHTIFTDYEIPHFMDAKKTMLHHPLVELIRSSLETITRTWRYESVFRCIKTDLLFHPKQRLDIMREKTDKLENYVLSYGIQGSKWTNDKPWKYLRYANIDTERPYVQTDAELRYEEEINELRELIVQPILTLQKRWKKTKTVEGYCRALYQFLEELKIPQKLEARMEKAEAEGQLQKAKEHEQVWKAVINMLDQMVELIGDHAVSVSMFSNMIESGLESMQFSLVPPAADQVIIANFDLSRLSNIKHTFVIGVNEGVIPAKVKDEGFVSEEDREFLSSYGLELAPGSLEKLLDDHFLAYIAFTSAKERLHITYPLADEEGKTMLASSYIKRLKEMFPELKERLILNEPTDLPIEEQLGFIHSPSTTLSHLAVELQAWKKHYPIEDIWWDVYNEFLAVPTWKRKADIALNSLFYRNEAANLKEEVSQQLYGDHIQASVSRMEKFQACPFSHFASHGLKLKERKTYKLEAPDIGQLFHAALKQIADSLRKQGLDWRALSKSECERYAYEAVEMLAPKLQAEILLSSNRYHYIKQKLQAIVSRASYILSEHAKASKFTPIGLELGFGQKEELPPISFTLPNGTTMELIGRIDRVDKAQGDNGLLLRIVDYKSSDKGLDLTEVYYGLALQMLTYLDVVITHSEKWLGEKATPAGVLYFHVHNPLIKTKGMVAEDIIEDEIFKSFKMKGLMLGDEDIVRLMDQTLETGTSKIVSAGINKKGGFSASSSIASEEEFTALREHVRNSYMNIGTNITSGETSITPYKLKNKTPCTFCSYKSICQFDTSLEENEYRMLQPLKKEELLANLNKNKEGGEVE